One segment of Streptomyces sp. TG1A-8 DNA contains the following:
- a CDS encoding AlpA family transcriptional regulator translates to MAGTKMLKLPEVLEEIEMSRAAFYRMRARGKAPKLIKLPNGQLRCRRSDLDAWWERCEQHAA, encoded by the coding sequence TTGGCTGGCACCAAGATGCTCAAGCTCCCCGAAGTCCTCGAAGAGATCGAGATGAGCCGCGCCGCCTTCTACCGCATGCGCGCCCGCGGCAAGGCTCCCAAGCTCATCAAGCTCCCGAACGGACAGCTCCGCTGCCGCCGCAGTGACCTTGACGCGTGGTGGGAGCGCTGCGAGCAGCACGCCGCGTAA
- a CDS encoding tyrosine-type recombinase/integrase, giving the protein MLTYDVDIWSIRKRAGRPKPWELRWRVGERPHSRSFKLKPQADGRRAELMAALRDRQQFDEETGLPASELASRTSPSWYEHVTGYVLMKWPRAAAKHRASIAESLAVVTPALVTSKRGAPGPAVLRAALYQWAFRAVRSPEGAWVQRHTVEEPPEDVRAALEWIAAHSIKVKDLEDPALLRPALEALSLRLDGGKAAENTARRKRMVLSNVLRYTVEEKGLLTANPLPRVDWTPPESDDEIDFRYVPDPALARSLLGAVRDSGPRGEHLHAFFGCLYYAAMRPGEIVALKESDCTLPPNSPETVNEWGELLLGESRPEVGGGWTDDGTSYETRGLKRRKRGATRPVPIPPVLVHLLREHIRRYGTADDGRLFRAAKGGRVPSTEYCDIWERARRAVLSPREVESDLAAVPYSLRHAGVSLWIKSGVDPAEVAARAGHSIAVLYRFYAKILKGGQQHSNDLISRALEEGDAP; this is encoded by the coding sequence ATGCTGACGTACGACGTCGATATCTGGTCTATCCGCAAGCGTGCCGGACGCCCCAAGCCGTGGGAGCTGCGTTGGCGAGTGGGCGAGCGACCGCACTCGCGCAGTTTCAAGCTCAAGCCGCAGGCTGACGGCCGACGGGCGGAACTGATGGCCGCGCTACGCGACCGCCAGCAGTTCGACGAGGAAACGGGGCTCCCTGCGAGCGAACTCGCCTCGCGCACTTCCCCGTCCTGGTATGAGCACGTCACGGGATACGTGCTCATGAAGTGGCCGCGTGCCGCCGCTAAGCACCGTGCGAGCATCGCGGAGTCCCTGGCCGTTGTCACCCCCGCGCTTGTCACCAGCAAGAGGGGAGCGCCGGGCCCGGCGGTCCTGCGCGCCGCCCTGTACCAGTGGGCTTTCCGCGCGGTCCGCTCCCCCGAGGGCGCTTGGGTGCAGCGCCATACGGTAGAGGAGCCACCGGAGGACGTACGCGCCGCCTTGGAGTGGATCGCCGCGCACTCCATCAAGGTCAAGGATCTCGAAGACCCCGCGCTACTACGGCCGGCGCTGGAAGCCCTGTCACTCCGCCTGGACGGGGGCAAAGCTGCTGAGAACACGGCCAGGCGTAAGCGCATGGTATTGAGCAACGTGCTGCGCTACACGGTGGAGGAAAAAGGGCTGCTCACCGCCAACCCTCTCCCACGCGTCGACTGGACGCCTCCCGAGAGCGATGACGAGATCGATTTCCGGTACGTACCGGACCCTGCCTTGGCGCGGTCGCTGCTCGGGGCTGTTCGTGACTCCGGGCCACGTGGTGAGCACCTGCACGCGTTCTTCGGGTGCCTCTACTACGCGGCCATGCGGCCCGGTGAAATTGTCGCGCTCAAGGAATCGGACTGCACCTTGCCCCCCAATTCGCCCGAGACCGTGAACGAGTGGGGAGAGCTGCTGCTGGGGGAGAGTCGCCCGGAAGTGGGCGGTGGGTGGACGGATGACGGGACGTCGTACGAGACGCGCGGGCTCAAGCGACGAAAGCGCGGTGCGACGCGACCCGTGCCTATCCCGCCCGTCCTCGTGCATCTGCTCCGGGAGCACATCAGGCGCTACGGCACGGCCGATGACGGCCGGCTGTTCCGAGCTGCCAAGGGCGGGCGCGTCCCGTCAACCGAGTACTGCGACATCTGGGAGAGAGCGCGGAGGGCGGTGCTGTCCCCGCGCGAGGTCGAATCAGACCTTGCGGCCGTGCCGTACTCCCTCCGTCACGCGGGCGTTTCCCTGTGGATCAAGTCGGGGGTGGACCCGGCGGAGGTCGCCGCTCGCGCCGGCCACAGCATCGCTGTGCTGTACCGCTTCTACGCGAAGATCCTTAAGGGCG